Proteins encoded together in one Solanum lycopersicum chromosome 7, SLM_r2.1 window:
- the ABCB11 gene encoding ABC transporter B family member 15, which yields MGGKYGLFQYADGIDKLLMLLGSLGSIGDGLMTPLNMIILSSLIDDFGTADDSFSDKIVDEYALKLLYVAVGVGVSAFIEGFCWTRTAERQTSRIRKEYLKSVLRQEVGFLEKQDASSSTFQVISTISTDTHIIQDVIAEKIATCLAHLSAFVCGLIVAFFLSWRLALVSFPFSLGFVIPGVAFGSLLEKLAMKMKDTYGIAGSIVEQAISSIRTVYSYVGESQTVSRYSRALEESMKLGLKQGFTKGLLIGSMGMVYVAWSFESWAGSLLVANRGESGGRVFISAVSLVLGGLSCMAALPNLSIMIEAMAAASKIFELINRTPEIDSEDTKGRVLAYVRGDIEFKEVTFSYPARPEVQVLQNISLKVKSGKTVGIVGGSGSGKSTIISLLERFYDPVKGDIFLDGHKIKRLKLQWLRSQMGLVNQEPALFATSIKENILFGNEGASLEMVVEAAKASNAHEFIVSLPNGYNTHVRPKLINLLLFLLTSLKLVLIEFQVGQLGFQLSGGQKQRIAIARALIKEPRILLLDEATSALDAESERLVQEAIDQVSQGRTTIVVAHRLTTIRKVDNIIVLQSGIIVETGSHDKLMQISEGEGGVYFNMVKLQQSTSRNTTDSPYHYKEATSYLRRKYVNTPKSPFIARSSWQNSPGNPPFSPAISTTYVPSIQTYSFCDSDYEYSEMSNSTHQRPSTWRLFHMNAPEWNRALLGCLGAAMFGALQPAFAFCLGSVVSTYLINDSSKLKSEAKLYSLTFLTIGIISFFANLIQHYNFAVMGERLIKRLREEMLTSLLTFEVGWYDRDENTSAVICSKLSTDASMVRSLVGDRMSLLVQVLVSASIAFGLGLIISWRIAIVLISVQPFTITSFYSRSVVMKRMSETSQKAQNEGNQLASEAVINYRTITAFSSQDKMLSLYAETQKGPNKENVKQSWLSGIVLFFSLFLTAASVSLTFWYGGRLMKKNLVSAKHLFQVFFILLSTGKDIADAGSMSSDLARGGSAISSVFKILDMKSEIPPEDPQGIQVKNPIKGKIELKHVYFSYPTRPEQVIFHDMNLKVDAGKTVALVGSSGSGKSTIIGLIERFYDPTKGLVLIDDRDVKIYNLRSLRSQIALVSQEPTLFADTIRQNIAYGQEEATDSEIKKAAILANAHEFISSMKDGYETYCGERGVQLSGGQKQRIALARAIVRNPAILLLDEATSALDSVSENLVQEALEKIMVGRTCVVVAHRLSTIRKAGTIVVINNGKVVEQGSHLQLLDHGHNGAYFSLMKLQLGHTP from the exons ATGGGAGGCAAATATGGTCTTTTCCAATATGCAGATGGCATAGACAAGTTGTTAATGTTACTTGGCTCACTAGGATCCATTGGAGATGGGCTGATGACTCCTCTCAACATGATTATCCTTAGTAGCCTCATCGATGATTTTGGAACTGCTGATGATTCATTCTCTGATAAAATTGTCGACGAG TATGCATTAAAGCTACTCTATGTTGCCGTTGGAGTTGGAGTATCCGCTTTCATTG AAGGATTTTGTTGGACAAGAACTGCAGAGAGACAAACATCCCGAATCAGGAAGGAATATTTGAAATCAGTACTAAGGCAAGAAGTTGGTTtcttagaaaaacaagatgCTTCATCCTCTACCTTTCAAGTAATATCAACCATTTCTACTGACACTCATATAATACAAGATGTTATTGCAGAGAAG ATTGCCACTTGTCTAGCTCACCTGTCAGCGTTCGTTTGTGGCCTGATTGTAGCCTTCTTCCTTTCATGGAGACTAGCACTGGTGTCTTTCCCCTTCTCTCTTGGTTTCGTCATTCCAGGGGTAGCATTTGGAAGTTTGCTAGAGAAATTGGCAATGAAGATGAAGGATACTTATGGTATAGCAGGGAGCATTGTAGAACAAGCAATTTCATCAATCCGAACAGTTTATTCGTATGTTGGGGAAAGTCAAACAGTAAGCAGATACAGCCGTGCTCTTGAGGAAAGCATGAAGCTTGGCCTCAAACAAGGATTCACAAAAGGATTGCTCATTGGGAGTATGGGAATGGTTTATGTGGCTTGGAGTTTTGAATCTTGGGCAGGAAGTCTACTTGTTGCAAACAGAGGAGAAAGCGGAGGACGTGTTTTTATATCAGCTGTCTCTTTGGTTCTTGGAGGACT ATCTTGTATGGCTGCACTTCCAAATCTCTCGATCATGATAGAGGCGATGGCAGCTGCCTCTAAAATTTTTGAGCTGATTAATCGAACACCTGAGATAGATTCTGAAGATACCAAAGGGAGAGTTTTAGCATATGTTAGAGGAGATATTGAGTTTAAGGAGGTCACTTTCAGTTATCCAGCAAGACCAGAAGTCCAAGTTCTCCAAAATATTAGTTTGAAAGTGAAATCAGGGAAGACTGTTGGTATTGTGGGAGGTAGTGGTTCTGGGAAGTCTACAATCATTTCTTTGCTTGAAAGGTTCTACGATCCAGTGAAAGGAGACATATTTCTTGATGGACACAAAATCAAAAGACTAAAGCTTCAATGGTTAAGATCTCAGATGGGGTTGGTAAATCAAGAACCTGCTCTTTTTGCCACATCCATAAAGGAAAATATCTTATTTGGAAATGAAGGAGCTTCGCTGGAAATGGTTGTTGAAGCTGCCAAGGCTTCAAATGCTCATGAATTCATAGTTAGTTTACCGAATGGATACAATACTCATGTAAGGCCAAAACTTATAAATTTGCTATTATTTCTACTTACCTCTTTAAAGCTGGTTTTAATTGAATTTCAGGTAGGACAACTTGGATTCCAATTATCGGGTGGTCAGAAGCAAAGGATCGCTATAGCAAGGGCTTTAATTAAAGAACCTAGAATTCTTCTACTTGATGAAGCTACAAGTGCTTTGGATGCAGAATCTGAAAGACTAGTACAAGAGGCCATTGACCAAGTTTCACAAGGACGGACAACTATTGTCGTAGCACATCGCCTCACTACAATCCGCAAAGTTGATAACATAATAGTACTACAGTCGGGGATAATTGTTGAAACAGGTTCTCATGATAAGCTGATGCAGATTAGTGAAGGAGAAGGTGGAGTTTACTTTAACATGGTAAAGCTACAGCAATCCACATCTAGAAATACCACAGACAGTCCATATCACTATAAGGAGGCAACAAGTTACCTAAGGAGGAAGTATGTCAATACTCCAAAATCTCCATTCATTGCTAGATCAAGTTGGCAAAATAGCCCTGGCAACCCTCCTTTTAGCCCAGCAATAAGCACAACTTATGTTCCATCAATCCAAACATACTCTTTCTGCGATAGTGATTATGAGTACTCAGAGATGAGTAATTCCACTCATCAAAGACCTTCAACCTGGCGTTTGTTCCACATGAATGCGCCAGAGTGGAATAGAGCCTTGCTGGGATGTTTAGGAGCTGCTATGTTTGGTGCATTGCAACCGGCTTTTGCCTTTTGCTTGGGATCTGTTGTCTCGACGTATTTGATAAATGATAGCTCAAAACTTAAGTCAGAGGCCAAACTTTACAGCTTAACGTTTCTAACCATCGGTATCATCAGCTTCTTTGCAAATCTAATACAACATTACAATTTTGCTGTGATGGGAGAGCGATTAATAAAGAGATTGCGGGAAGAAATGCTCACTAGCTTGCTTACCTTTGAGGTTGGATGGTATGATCGAGATGAGAATACCAGTGCAGTTATTTGTTCAAAGCTATCAACAGATGCTAGCATGGTACGATCCCTTGTTGGAGATCGAATGTCCTTGCTTGTTCAGGTTCTTGTTAGTGCTTCCATAGCTTTTGGGCTCGGATTGATCATCTCCTGGAGGATTGCAATTGTACTAATTTCTGTACAACCTTTCACTATTACGAGCTTTTACTCAAGGAGTGTTGTAATGAAAAGAATGTCAGAAACGTCCCAAAAGGCGCAAAATGAAGGAAACCAGCTAGCAAGCGAAGCAGTCATCAATTACAGAACTATCACAGCATTCTCTTCCCAGGATAAAATGTTATCCCTTTATGCAGAAACACAAAAAGGCCCCAATAAGGAAAATGTTAAACAGTCATGGTTATCAGGCATTgtcttatttttctctcttttcttgaCCGCAGCCTCCGTTTCATTGACATTTTGGTATGGTGGGAGActgatgaaaaaaaatctagtgaGTGCAAAACATCTATTTcaagtttttttcattttgttgagCACTGGTAAAGACATAGCAGATGCTGGGAGTATGAGCTCTGATTTGGCTAGAGGTGGCAGTGCAATATCATCAGTGTTCAAAATATTAGATATGAAAAGTGAGATTCCACCTGAGGATCCTCAAGGGATTCAAGTCAAAAATCCCATAAAAGGCAAGATAGAGCTTAAGCATGTGTACTTTTCTTATCCAACAAGGCCTGAACAAGTGATATTCCATGACATGAACCTCAAAGTTGATGCTGGAAAGACAGTAGCACTCGTTGGATCTAGTGGCTCAGGAAAATCCACCATTATTGGATTGATCGAAAGATTCTACGATCCAACAAAAGGATTAGTATTGATAGATGACAGAGATGTCAAAATCTACAATCTGAGGAGCTTGAGATCACAAATTGCTCTAGTCAGTCAAGAACCTACTCTCTTTGCGGATACAATTCGCCAAAATATCGCTTATGGCCAAGAGGAAGCTACAGATTCAGAAATCAAGAAAGCTGCAATTCTTGCTAATGCTCATGAGTTTATAAG TTCCATGAAAGATGGATATGAAACTTATTGTGGAGAAAGAGGAGTTCAACTTTCAGGAGGACAAAAGCAAAGGATAGCCCTTGCTCGAGCAATAGTAAGGAATCCAGCGATACTTCTCTTAGATGAGGCGACTAGTGCTCTTGACAGTGTCTCTGAGAATTTAGTGCAGGAAGCCTTGGAGAAGATTATGGTTGGTAGGACATGTGTTGTTGTAGCTCATCGTTTATCAACAATACGTAAGGCAGGCACCATAGTTGTGATAAATAATGGGAAGGTCGTAGAGCAAGGATCTCATCTGCAGCTACTTGACCACGGGCATAATGGAGCTTATTTCTCCTTGATGAAGTTGCAACTTGGGCACACTCCTTAG